The following proteins are encoded in a genomic region of Triticum dicoccoides isolate Atlit2015 ecotype Zavitan chromosome 1B, WEW_v2.0, whole genome shotgun sequence:
- the LOC119347628 gene encoding coatomer subunit zeta-1-like, with the protein METCPSVKNILLLDSEGKRVAVKYYTDDWPVLSAKLAFEKSVFVKTQKASSGAEAEIVMFDGQIVVYKFIQDLHFFVTGGDEDNELILASVLQGFADAIDIILRNNVDKRTALENLDLILLCLDEIVDGGIVLETEGSVIAEKVLAHGAEGTTSIAEQTIVQALTTAREHFAKSLLM; encoded by the exons ATG GAGACCTGCCCGTCGGTGAAGAACATTCTGTTGCTGGACTCCGAGGGGAAGCGCGTCGCCGTCAAGTACTACACGGATGATTGGCCCGTGCTGTCGGCGAAGCTGGCCTTCGAGAAGTCGGTCTTCGTCAAGACCCAGAAAGCAAGCTCTGGGGCAGAGG CTGAGATTGTAATGTTTGATGGTCAAATTGTTGTGTATAAGTTCATCCAAGACCTGCATTTTTTTGTTACTGGAGGAGACGAGGACAATGAACTTATTTTAGCATCAGTTCTTCAGGGATTCGCTGATGCCATTGACATTATTCTTAG AAATAATGTCGACAAAAGAACAGCTCTTGAAAATCTGGATCTAATTCTATTATGCCTTgatgaaattgttgatggagg GATTGTCCTAGAAACAGAAGGAAGTGTGATAGCTGAAAAGGTACTAGCTCATGGAGCAGAGGGTACCACATCAATCGCCGAGCAG ACTATAGTTCAGGCCCTAACAACAGCAAGAGAGCACTTTGCCAAATCTCTGCTAATGTGA